One genomic region from Parerythrobacter aestuarii encodes:
- a CDS encoding carboxyl transferase domain-containing protein: MTAPVLTSMLDRESPEAKARFEHNKALAENLRAKVAEAALGGPEKHRDRHVSRGKLLPRDRVERLLDPGSPFLEVGQLAANGMYEGDVSGASMICGIGRVSGRQVMIVCNDPTVKGGSYYPMTVKKHLRAQEIAIENRLPCIYLVDSGGANLPYQAEVFPDRDHFGRIFFNQANMSALGIPQIACVMGSCTAGGAYVPAMSDETVIVREQGTIFLAGPPLVKAATGEEISAEDLGGGDLHARKSGVVDHLAENDEHALTIVRDIVSHLGANTGAASDVELCDPRPPKFDADDLYALVPEDVRAPYDVHEVIARLVDGSEFHEFKQHYGSTLVCGFAHIWGMPVAVLANNGVLFSESAQKGAHFIELACQRRIPLLFLQNISGFMVGGKYEAEGIAKHGAKLVTAVATATVPKITVVIGGSFGAGNYGMCGRAYQPRFLFTWPNARISVMGGEQAASVLATVHRDADKWSDAEAEEFKAPIRQKYEDEGNPYYATARLWDDGVIDPVQTRDVLGLAFAATLEAPIAERPAFGVFRM; the protein is encoded by the coding sequence ATGACTGCACCTGTCCTCACATCCATGCTCGACCGGGAAAGCCCGGAGGCAAAGGCTCGCTTCGAACACAACAAGGCGCTGGCCGAAAACTTGCGCGCCAAAGTGGCGGAGGCGGCACTGGGCGGTCCGGAAAAGCACCGCGATCGCCATGTGTCGCGCGGCAAGCTGCTGCCCCGCGACCGCGTCGAGCGGCTGCTCGATCCGGGCTCGCCCTTCCTCGAGGTCGGCCAGCTGGCGGCCAACGGCATGTACGAGGGCGATGTCTCGGGCGCTTCGATGATCTGCGGCATCGGGCGCGTGTCGGGCCGCCAGGTGATGATCGTCTGCAACGATCCGACGGTGAAGGGCGGCAGCTACTATCCGATGACGGTCAAGAAGCACCTGCGCGCGCAGGAGATTGCGATCGAGAACCGCCTGCCGTGCATCTACCTCGTCGACAGCGGCGGGGCGAACCTGCCCTACCAGGCCGAGGTCTTCCCCGACCGCGACCACTTCGGTCGCATCTTCTTCAACCAGGCCAATATGTCGGCGCTCGGCATCCCGCAGATCGCCTGCGTTATGGGTAGCTGTACCGCGGGCGGGGCCTATGTTCCTGCCATGAGCGACGAGACGGTGATCGTGCGCGAGCAGGGCACGATCTTCCTTGCCGGTCCTCCGCTGGTAAAGGCCGCGACGGGCGAGGAGATCAGTGCCGAGGACCTTGGCGGCGGCGACCTCCACGCGCGCAAGAGCGGCGTGGTCGATCACCTTGCAGAGAATGACGAGCACGCGCTCACCATCGTGCGCGATATCGTCAGCCATCTTGGCGCGAACACCGGCGCGGCGAGCGATGTCGAGCTGTGCGATCCGCGCCCGCCCAAATTCGATGCCGACGATCTCTACGCGCTTGTGCCCGAAGATGTGCGCGCGCCCTATGACGTACACGAAGTCATCGCCCGGCTGGTCGACGGCAGCGAGTTCCACGAGTTCAAGCAGCACTACGGCTCGACGCTGGTCTGCGGCTTCGCGCATATCTGGGGCATGCCGGTGGCGGTGCTCGCCAACAATGGCGTGCTGTTTTCCGAAAGCGCGCAGAAGGGCGCGCATTTCATCGAGCTTGCCTGCCAGCGGCGCATCCCGCTGCTGTTCCTGCAAAATATCTCCGGCTTCATGGTCGGCGGCAAATACGAGGCCGAGGGCATCGCCAAACATGGCGCGAAGCTGGTCACCGCGGTCGCCACCGCCACCGTACCCAAGATCACGGTGGTGATCGGCGGCAGTTTCGGCGCGGGGAACTACGGCATGTGCGGCCGCGCCTACCAGCCGCGCTTCCTGTTCACCTGGCCCAATGCGCGCATTTCGGTGATGGGCGGCGAACAGGCCGCGAGCGTGCTGGCAACGGTGCACCGCGATGCCGACAAGTGGTCCGACGCCGAGGCCGAGGAATTCAAGGCCCCGATCCGCCAGAAATACGAAGATGAAGGCAATCCGTACTATGCCACC